In Castanea sativa cultivar Marrone di Chiusa Pesio chromosome 6, ASM4071231v1, a single window of DNA contains:
- the LOC142638020 gene encoding zinc finger BED domain-containing protein RICESLEEPER 2-like has product MDLSDAVIVNSSRLKSVVWNDFDRVKKGDTCVAVCRHCKKRLSGSSTSGTSHLRNHLIRCQRRSNHGIAQYITVREKKKEGILAHANFNMDQEQRKDEMLNLVNVKFEQDLMKDETVNTGNNNFDQRRSRRDLARMIILHGYPLAMAEHFWFRVFVKNLQPLFEFVTLDIVEADCRDIYAEERQKVSEVLDKLPGKISLSADLWATYANAECLCLTAHYIDESWQLKKKILNFVMVDYSHTEDMLSEVIMSCLMDWDIDRKLFSMTFDSSSTNDNIVFRIRDRLSQNRFLYCNGQFFDVRCAANVINLMVQDALEALCEVTHKIRESIQFFKSTEAMQAKFNEVAQEVGVQSKRPLCLDNSSQWNSTYVMLEVALEYREAFSLLQENDSVYTMCPSDIEWERVTLVTSYLKLFVEVANDFTRCKPSTANIYFPDLCNIHLDLIEWCKNSDACISSLASKMRSKFEEYWDRCGSGLAVAAMLDPRYKMKLVEYYYPLIYGSSASERIDDVFHCVKELYNEHSICSPLASIDQGLAWQVGGGARCLPASRDRLMGFDKFLHDTSQSEGTKSDLDKYLEEPLFPRSNDFNLLNWWKVHTPRYPILSMMARNVLATPMSKLASEFAFSTERRMLDRDWSSLNPETVQALMCSQDWIRSQIES; this is encoded by the coding sequence ATGGATTTGTCAGATGCAGTAATAGTCAATTCTAGCAGATTGAAATCTGTTGTATGGAATGACTTTGATAGGGTTAAAAAGGGTGACACCTGTGTGGCTGTTTGTAGGCATTGTAAGAAGAGACTTAGTGGATCAAGTACTAGTGGAACATCACATTTGCGGAATCATTTGATTAGGTGTCAGAGAAGATCTAACCATGGCATAGCTCAATATATTACAgtgagggaaaagaaaaaggaaggaatCCTTGCTCATGCAAATTTCAATATGGATCAAGAGCAGAGAAAGGATGAAATGCTTAACCTTGTGAATGTTAAATTTGAGCAAGATCTGATGAAAGATGAGACTGTTAACACTGGCAACAATAACTTCGATCAAAGGCGAAGTCGACGTGATCTTGCTCGCATGATCATTTTACATGGCTATCCATTGGCCATGGCAGAGCATTTCTGGTTCAGagtatttgttaaaaatttgcAGCCACTTTTTGAGTTTGTTACGTTGGACATAGTTGAGGCTGATTGCAGGGATATCTACGCGGAAGAGAGGCAAAAGGTGAGTGAAGTGTTGGATAAACTGCCTGGTAAAATCAGCCTCAGTGCTGACTTGTGGGCTACTTATGCGaatgctgagtgcttgtgtttGACGGCACACTACATTGATGAATCTTGGCAATTAAAGAAGAAGATTCTAAATTTTGTTATGGTTGATTATTCCCATACAGAAGACATGCTTTCAGAGGTTATCATGTCATGTCTAATGGATTGGGATATTGACCGTAAGTTATTCTCCATGACTTTTGATAGTTCTTCTACCAACGACAACATTGTCTTTAGAATCAGAGATCGGCTGTCCCAGAACAGGTTTCTTTATTGCAATGGTCAATTTTTTGATGTACGCTGTGCAGCAAATGTTATTAATTTGATGGTTCAAGATGCCTTGGAAGCACTATGTGAGGTAACCCATAAAATTCGGGAAAGCATACAATTCTTTAAAAGTACAGAAGCAATGCAAGCAAAGTTTAATGAGGTGGCTCAAGAAGTTGGAGTTCAGAGTAAAAGGCCCTTATGTTTAGATAATTCATCACAATGGAACTCGACATATGTTATGCTTGAAGTTGCCTTAGAGTACAGGGAggctttttctcttttgcaagAAAATGACAGTGTCTATACTATGTGTCCATCTGATATAGAGTGGGAGAGAGTTACTTTAGTTACCAGTTACTTGAAGCTCTTTGTTGAGGTTGCTAATGATTTTACAAGGTGTAAGCCTTCAActgcaaatatatattttcccgATCTCTGTAATATTCACTTAGACTTGATTGAATGGTGTAAGAATTCAGATGCTTGTATTAGTTCTTTAGCATCAAAGATGAGAAGCAAGTTTGAAGAATATTGGGACAGATGCGGCTCAGGTTTAGCAGTTGCAGCCATGTTAGATCCTCGATATAAGATGAAATTGGTTGAGTATTACTATCCACTAATCTATGGTAGTAGTGCTTCAGAACGTATTGATGATGTCTTTCACTGTGTCAAGGAACTTTATAATGAACATTCTATCTGCTCGCCGTTAGCTTCTATTGATCAAGGTCTAGCCTGGCAAGTGGGAGGTGGTGCCCGTTGCTTGCCTGCTTCTAGGGATAGGCTGATGGGGTTTGACAAATTCCTTCATGACACTTCTCAGAGTGAAGGCACAAAGTCGGACCTGGACAAGTATCTAGAGGAGCCCCTCTTTCCTCGGAGTAATGATTTTAACCTATTAAATTGGTGGAAAGTACATACTCCTAGGTATCCTATCCTATCTATGATGGCACGCAATGTGTTAGCAACTCCCATGTCGAAACTTGCTTCAGAGTTTGCATTCAGCACTGAAAGAAGAATGCTTGATCGTGATTGGAGTTCACTAAATCCAGAAACAGTCCAAGCTTTGATGTGTTCTCAAGATTGGATACGCAGTCAAATAGAAAGTTAA